One part of the Streptomyces sp. NBC_00286 genome encodes these proteins:
- a CDS encoding right-handed parallel beta-helix repeat-containing protein encodes MGIKWRNWALPAAPLALVVLAATGCTSTPDTGAKPTDAPSASGAPSASAARVCAKPAAGPAKAPAGAVTVDPNVVGDLAEKTKSSPAGTTFWLRPGKHRLEPDRYAQVIPKEGNRYLGAPGAVLDGRKTNQYAFGGSARNVTIRYLTVQRFVAPHDEGVVNHDSADGWVIEHATIQHNSGAGLMAGARQQVRASCLRGNGQYGMNAYKAGGSLRDLVIEGNEIVGNNTGDWERRREGCGCTGGVKFWAVDGADVRGNWVHDNRGTGLWADTNNNDFRIENNVIEANDGAALIYETSYNAVIRNNKIRRNNWVEGRREAARGDDFPFATVYLSESGGEPRIKARTDKIEIYRNVLENNWSGITLWENADRFCNSPANTSSGDCTLLARDTDRCVQPAIAKPPLYGDCRWKTQRVDIHDNRFVLDKSVVKCTAKCDRMAVLSNYGTYPDWSPYKGERVADAITGKQQNRWYDNVYRGPWKFVAHDPSRVLGFGQWQGKTYQQDAGSTLAPRAGG; translated from the coding sequence CCGATGCGCCTTCGGCGTCCGGGGCGCCCTCCGCGTCCGCGGCCCGGGTGTGCGCCAAGCCCGCGGCCGGTCCTGCGAAGGCGCCGGCGGGCGCGGTGACGGTCGACCCCAACGTGGTCGGTGACCTGGCCGAGAAGACGAAGAGCAGCCCCGCGGGCACCACGTTCTGGCTTCGACCGGGCAAGCACAGGCTCGAGCCGGACCGCTATGCCCAGGTCATCCCCAAGGAGGGGAACCGCTACCTCGGCGCGCCGGGCGCGGTACTCGACGGCCGGAAGACCAACCAGTACGCGTTCGGCGGCAGTGCCCGCAATGTCACCATCCGCTACCTGACCGTGCAGCGTTTCGTCGCGCCGCACGACGAGGGCGTGGTCAACCATGACTCGGCCGACGGGTGGGTGATCGAGCACGCGACGATCCAGCACAACTCCGGGGCCGGGCTGATGGCCGGTGCCCGCCAGCAGGTCCGCGCCAGCTGCCTGCGCGGCAACGGCCAGTACGGCATGAACGCGTACAAGGCCGGCGGCTCTCTCCGCGACCTGGTGATCGAGGGCAACGAGATCGTGGGCAACAACACCGGCGACTGGGAACGGCGGCGGGAGGGCTGCGGCTGCACCGGAGGCGTCAAGTTCTGGGCCGTCGACGGCGCCGACGTACGCGGCAACTGGGTGCACGACAACCGCGGAACAGGGTTGTGGGCCGACACCAACAACAACGACTTCCGCATCGAGAACAACGTGATCGAGGCCAACGACGGTGCCGCGCTGATCTACGAGACCAGCTACAACGCGGTCATCCGGAACAACAAGATCCGGCGGAACAACTGGGTCGAGGGACGCAGGGAAGCCGCCCGCGGCGACGACTTCCCGTTCGCGACCGTCTACCTGTCCGAGTCCGGCGGCGAACCACGGATCAAAGCCCGCACGGACAAGATCGAGATCTACCGGAACGTGCTGGAGAACAACTGGTCCGGGATCACCCTGTGGGAAAACGCCGACCGGTTCTGCAACAGCCCGGCCAACACCTCGTCCGGTGACTGCACCTTGCTGGCGCGGGACACCGACCGCTGCGTGCAGCCGGCGATCGCCAAGCCACCGCTCTACGGCGACTGCCGGTGGAAGACCCAGCGGGTGGACATCCACGACAACCGCTTCGTGCTGGACAAGTCCGTCGTCAAGTGCACGGCGAAGTGCGACCGCATGGCGGTGCTGTCCAACTACGGCACCTATCCGGACTGGTCGCCGTACAAGGGCGAGCGGGTGGCTGACGCGATCACCGGCAAGCAGCAGAACCGCTGGTACGACAACGTCTACCGCGGACCATGGAAATTCGTCGCCCACGACCCGAGCCGGGTGCTCGGCTTCGGACAGTGGCAGGGCAAGACCTATCAGCAGGACGCGGGCAGCACCCTCGCCCCCCGGGCCGGTGGTTGA
- a CDS encoding O-antigen ligase domain-containing protein: MGGDLRRGGLPGGPDTAGTRSGAEPRPAGTQPGAEPRLAGTPKIVGLVWGLLILNTLGSTGAKTIIPLPRSLIQMITMGALLAAFTLALAVNLRLRIRASAFVFLLTLLLVPSMISSLQLESGFGALFRCARLALFIGTLWLLSRWWDGSLTFVRHHIRMYFVVLGSAAAGLLISPGAALPETYGGRLVGALWPLTPPQIGQYAAVIIGLTVLLVMGGRTTKGSAVMVIVPSFVLLALTHTRTATVGLLVGLALAIGSLVLSSAAARRFFAWAVLVSAVAAVGFASALQAWFLRGQSQEYFTSLTGRAKVWDALLAAPRTSAEKLFGVGLGDKSFGGLPIDNSWLAVYQEQGLIGVVLVAAIIVVLSGVALLRPPSLQRACAIFLISYCVIASYTEAGLGDASPYLLHLALAASLLAAPAAATPLPTPAVRQPPAVRQRRIPRWARR; encoded by the coding sequence ATGGGCGGGGACCTGCGGCGCGGTGGGCTGCCGGGCGGACCGGACACGGCGGGCACGCGGTCCGGCGCCGAACCGCGCCCTGCCGGCACCCAGCCCGGCGCCGAACCGCGCCTTGCCGGCACACCGAAGATCGTCGGTCTCGTCTGGGGGTTGCTGATCCTCAACACGCTCGGCTCCACCGGGGCGAAGACCATCATCCCGCTGCCCCGCTCCCTCATCCAGATGATCACCATGGGCGCGCTGCTCGCCGCGTTCACGCTGGCGCTCGCCGTCAATCTCCGGCTGCGTATCCGAGCCAGCGCCTTCGTGTTCCTGCTCACCCTGCTGCTGGTGCCGAGCATGATCTCCAGCCTGCAACTGGAGTCCGGGTTCGGCGCGCTGTTCCGCTGCGCCCGGCTGGCTCTCTTCATCGGCACACTGTGGCTCCTCAGCCGCTGGTGGGACGGCAGCCTGACGTTCGTCCGGCACCACATCCGGATGTACTTCGTAGTGCTCGGGTCGGCGGCCGCCGGCCTGCTCATCTCCCCGGGCGCGGCCCTGCCCGAGACCTACGGCGGCCGCCTTGTCGGCGCGTTGTGGCCGCTCACCCCGCCGCAGATCGGACAGTACGCCGCAGTGATCATCGGGCTCACGGTGCTGCTCGTCATGGGCGGCCGAACCACCAAGGGCAGCGCGGTGATGGTCATCGTGCCGTCATTCGTCCTGCTCGCGCTGACCCATACCCGCACGGCCACGGTCGGCCTGCTCGTCGGCCTTGCGTTGGCGATCGGTTCGCTCGTCCTGAGCAGCGCCGCCGCCCGCCGCTTCTTCGCCTGGGCGGTACTGGTGTCCGCGGTGGCTGCGGTGGGGTTCGCCTCCGCGCTCCAGGCGTGGTTCCTGCGCGGACAGAGCCAGGAGTACTTCACCAGCCTCACCGGTCGGGCCAAGGTCTGGGACGCCCTGCTGGCAGCGCCCCGGACGAGCGCGGAGAAGTTGTTCGGCGTGGGCTTGGGCGACAAGTCGTTCGGCGGGCTGCCGATCGACAACAGCTGGCTGGCCGTCTACCAAGAACAGGGTCTGATCGGCGTCGTCCTGGTGGCGGCGATCATCGTCGTCCTGTCCGGCGTCGCGTTGCTGCGGCCACCGTCGCTGCAGAGGGCCTGCGCGATCTTCCTGATCAGCTACTGCGTGATCGCGTCGTACACCGAGGCCGGGCTCGGCGACGCCTCGCCGTATCTGCTGCATCTGGCCCTGGCTGCCTCGCTCCTTGCGGCACCTGCCGCGGCCACTCCCCTCCCGACGCCCGCAGTCCGTCAACCGCCCGCAGTCCGTCAACGACGTATCCCGCGCTGGGCCCGGAGGTGA
- a CDS encoding glycosyltransferase: MHILVVHNHYSSAQPSGENRVVDLEVELLRAAGHRVEVFERRSDDIAGRSLLGKAAVPLLVPWNPAVRKELAARLRTSRPDVVHIHNVFPLLSPAVLAACADAGVPAVATLHNYTQVCPPGTLQRDGRPCTECVGATPLPAVRHGCYRNSRLATVPLAVSLSVNRRRWWSGVERFFCLSATQRDVLVRAGMPAERLAVKHNFVQEPGACRAGDGEHLLYLGRLAEAKGVRLLMAAWDEIAASGGVGVPLVIAGAGPLEQEVTAWAAGRDDVRYVGLYDAAESRKAVARSVAVVAPSTWLEAFGLVVVEAMAAGVPVVAAGHGAFVELVEDGVTGLLHRPGEPASLASCIRRIAGESDRNREMGQAARRSYEKGFSPAVGLERLVEGYRTAIAGRSGGGDSPPPVGRESMGGSR; this comes from the coding sequence ATGCACATCCTCGTGGTGCACAACCACTACTCCTCGGCACAGCCGAGCGGGGAGAACAGGGTCGTCGACCTGGAAGTGGAGCTGTTGCGCGCGGCGGGCCATCGGGTCGAGGTGTTCGAGCGGCGCAGCGACGACATCGCCGGGCGCTCCCTCCTCGGCAAGGCCGCGGTGCCGCTCCTCGTTCCGTGGAACCCGGCGGTCCGCAAAGAGCTCGCCGCCCGACTGCGCACCTCACGCCCTGACGTGGTGCACATCCACAACGTTTTCCCGCTCCTGTCCCCCGCGGTCCTCGCCGCCTGCGCCGACGCCGGCGTGCCCGCCGTCGCCACGCTGCACAACTACACCCAGGTCTGCCCACCCGGCACACTGCAACGGGACGGCCGACCGTGCACCGAGTGCGTCGGGGCGACGCCCCTGCCCGCCGTCCGGCACGGCTGCTACCGGAACTCCCGCCTTGCGACGGTGCCGCTCGCGGTCAGCCTGTCGGTCAACCGGCGGCGGTGGTGGTCCGGCGTGGAGCGGTTCTTCTGTCTCTCCGCGACGCAACGCGACGTCCTGGTGCGGGCCGGCATGCCGGCCGAGCGGCTGGCGGTGAAGCACAACTTCGTGCAGGAGCCGGGCGCCTGCCGAGCGGGCGACGGCGAGCATCTGCTCTATCTCGGCCGACTCGCGGAGGCCAAGGGCGTACGGCTGCTCATGGCCGCGTGGGACGAGATCGCAGCGAGCGGCGGTGTGGGCGTACCGCTCGTGATCGCCGGCGCGGGACCACTGGAGCAAGAGGTGACCGCCTGGGCGGCGGGCCGGGACGACGTGCGCTACGTCGGCCTGTATGACGCGGCGGAGAGCCGGAAGGCCGTCGCGCGGTCGGTCGCCGTGGTGGCTCCCTCGACGTGGCTGGAGGCGTTCGGCCTGGTGGTCGTGGAGGCGATGGCGGCGGGGGTCCCGGTCGTCGCCGCCGGTCACGGCGCCTTCGTCGAACTCGTCGAGGACGGGGTGACCGGGCTGCTGCACCGCCCGGGCGAGCCCGCCTCGCTCGCGTCCTGCATACGCCGGATCGCGGGCGAGTCGGACCGTAACCGGGAGATGGGCCAGGCGGCCCGGCGCAGTTACGAGAAGGGCTTCAGCCCGGCCGTCGGCCTTGAGCGCCTGGTGGAGGGGTACCGCACCGCGATCGCGGGTCGGTCCGGCGGCGGGGACAGCCCACCGCCCGTAGGGAGGGAATCAATGGGGGGCAGTAGATGA
- a CDS encoding class I SAM-dependent methyltransferase: protein MTRCRLCGSATLASVVDLGATPPCESFLAADQLDLPEPAYPLHLRVCTDCWLAQIPPLITPEETFKEYAYFSSYSTSWVEHARTYVEDAVQRLALGTEGSDAFVVEVASNDGYLLKHVVDRGIRCLGIEPSVNVGAAARDAGVPTLTEFLSPDTGSAVRAEHGPANLVVANNVYAHIPDVVGFTQGLRALVADDGWVSIEVQHLLSLIEDNQYDTIYHEHFQYYTVASATRALASGGLALVDVELLPTHGGSIRLWARPAEAAGEPSQRVADVLAREKAAGLQELSGYTEFSARVAKVRRDLLRFLIEAAERGETVVGYGAPGKGNTLLNHCGIRPDLLPYTVDRNPYKHGRFTPGTRIPILPPEQIAADKPDYVLVLPWNLRAELVEQLSFVHDWGGRLVFPIPELSVVEVASRKGTA, encoded by the coding sequence ATGACACGATGCCGACTCTGCGGCTCGGCGACGCTGGCGAGCGTCGTCGACCTGGGGGCGACCCCGCCGTGCGAGAGCTTTCTCGCCGCGGACCAACTGGATCTGCCGGAGCCGGCGTACCCGCTGCACCTGCGGGTCTGCACCGACTGCTGGCTGGCGCAGATCCCGCCGCTGATCACGCCGGAGGAGACGTTCAAGGAGTACGCGTACTTCTCCTCGTACTCGACGTCCTGGGTGGAGCATGCGCGCACGTACGTCGAAGACGCCGTACAGCGGCTTGCCCTCGGCACCGAAGGCTCCGACGCCTTCGTGGTCGAGGTGGCGAGCAACGACGGCTACCTGCTGAAGCATGTGGTGGACCGGGGGATCCGCTGCCTCGGCATCGAGCCGTCGGTGAACGTCGGCGCCGCGGCACGGGACGCGGGCGTGCCGACGCTCACGGAGTTCCTGAGCCCGGACACCGGCTCGGCCGTCCGCGCCGAACACGGCCCGGCCAACCTGGTCGTGGCCAACAACGTGTACGCGCACATCCCCGACGTGGTCGGCTTCACCCAGGGGCTGCGCGCGCTGGTCGCCGACGACGGCTGGGTCTCCATCGAGGTACAGCACCTGCTGAGCCTGATCGAGGACAACCAGTACGACACGATCTACCACGAGCACTTCCAGTACTACACGGTCGCGTCCGCGACCAGGGCACTGGCAAGCGGCGGACTCGCGCTCGTGGACGTCGAGTTGCTGCCCACGCACGGCGGCTCCATCCGGCTGTGGGCCCGGCCGGCCGAGGCGGCGGGAGAACCGAGTCAGCGGGTGGCCGACGTGCTGGCCCGGGAGAAGGCCGCCGGGCTGCAGGAGTTGTCGGGGTACACCGAGTTCTCCGCCCGGGTGGCCAAGGTGCGCCGGGACCTGCTGCGGTTCCTCATCGAGGCGGCCGAGCGCGGCGAGACGGTCGTCGGCTACGGCGCTCCCGGCAAGGGCAACACCCTGCTCAACCACTGCGGCATCCGCCCCGACCTGCTGCCGTACACGGTCGACCGCAACCCCTACAAGCACGGCAGGTTCACCCCGGGCACCCGCATCCCGATCCTGCCGCCCGAACAGATCGCCGCCGACAAACCGGACTACGTCCTCGTCCTCCCGTGGAACCTGCGGGCCGAGCTGGTCGAGCAGCTGTCCTTCGTGCACGACTGGGGCGGCCGGCTTGTCTTTCCCATACCGGAACTGAGCGTTGTCGAGGTCGCGTCTCGAAAGGGCACAGCATGA
- a CDS encoding glucose-1-phosphate cytidylyltransferase: MKVVLFCGGYGMRMRSGAADDVPKPMAMVGPRPLIWHVMRYYAHFGHTEFILCLGYGAHHIKDFFLNYEETVSNDFVLRGGRTELLSTDIADWTITFAQTGIESPIGERLRRVRHHLDGDEMFLANYADVLTDAPLPEMIDRFAQRDAGASMMVVPPQSSFHCVELGEDGLVGGITAVSDLPLWENGGYFVLRQEIFDHIPENGDLVADGCAQLAKQGRLVAHQHRGFWKPTDTVKERAALDAAYARGDRPWAVWERDGAGATGSRDGAGVSA, encoded by the coding sequence ATGAAGGTCGTTCTGTTCTGCGGCGGTTACGGGATGCGGATGCGCAGCGGTGCCGCGGACGACGTGCCCAAGCCGATGGCGATGGTCGGCCCGCGACCGCTGATCTGGCATGTCATGCGCTACTACGCGCACTTCGGGCATACGGAGTTCATCCTGTGTCTCGGCTACGGGGCGCACCACATCAAGGACTTCTTCCTCAACTACGAGGAGACGGTGTCCAACGACTTCGTGCTGCGGGGCGGGCGGACCGAGCTGCTGTCCACGGACATCGCGGACTGGACGATCACGTTCGCGCAGACCGGCATCGAGTCACCGATCGGGGAGCGGCTGCGCCGGGTGCGGCACCACCTGGACGGCGACGAGATGTTCCTCGCCAACTACGCCGACGTACTGACCGACGCCCCGCTGCCCGAGATGATCGACCGGTTCGCTCAGCGCGACGCCGGTGCGTCGATGATGGTGGTGCCGCCGCAGTCTTCGTTCCACTGCGTGGAGTTGGGCGAGGACGGCCTGGTGGGCGGCATCACCGCGGTGAGCGATCTGCCGCTGTGGGAGAACGGCGGCTACTTCGTACTCCGCCAGGAGATCTTCGACCACATCCCGGAGAACGGGGACCTGGTCGCCGACGGTTGCGCCCAACTCGCCAAGCAGGGGCGGCTGGTGGCCCACCAGCACCGCGGCTTCTGGAAGCCGACCGACACCGTGAAGGAGCGGGCCGCGCTCGACGCCGCCTACGCCCGGGGCGACCGCCCGTGGGCCGTGTGGGAACGGGACGGCGCGGGCGCGACGGGCAGCAGAGACGGCGCCGGGGTGAGCGCGTGA
- a CDS encoding PIG-L deacetylase family protein, which produces MIRLGAGRLDGIVAVGAHCDDIAIGAGGTLLTLCHARPGLRVDALVLSGGGSEREQEERAALAAFCPGADLRLTVLKLPDGRMPVHWDEAKAAVEELRAQTDPELILAPRTDDAHQDHRGLAQLIPTAFRDHLVLGYEIVKWDGDLGRPAAYQPLSPEIAEQKVQLLQEHYPSQRHRPWYDREAFLGLARIRGIECHARYAEAFAVTKLTLNLGG; this is translated from the coding sequence GTGATCCGGCTCGGGGCCGGGCGCCTGGACGGGATCGTCGCGGTGGGCGCGCACTGCGACGACATCGCCATCGGCGCGGGCGGCACGCTGCTGACGCTGTGCCATGCGCGGCCGGGTCTGCGTGTCGACGCACTGGTGCTCTCCGGCGGCGGCAGCGAGCGCGAGCAGGAGGAGCGGGCCGCGCTCGCCGCCTTCTGCCCGGGCGCCGACCTGCGGCTGACCGTACTCAAGCTGCCGGACGGCCGGATGCCCGTGCACTGGGACGAGGCCAAGGCCGCGGTCGAGGAGCTGCGCGCCCAGACCGACCCGGAGCTGATCCTGGCCCCCCGCACCGACGACGCGCACCAGGACCACCGCGGACTGGCGCAGCTGATACCCACCGCCTTCCGCGACCACCTCGTACTCGGCTACGAGATCGTCAAGTGGGACGGCGATCTCGGCCGTCCGGCGGCGTACCAGCCGCTGTCCCCGGAGATCGCCGAACAGAAGGTGCAACTGCTGCAGGAGCACTACCCGTCGCAGCGGCACCGGCCCTGGTACGACCGGGAAGCCTTCCTCGGCCTCGCCCGGATCCGCGGTATCGAATGCCACGCGCGCTACGCCGAGGCGTTCGCCGTCACCAAACTCACGCTCAACCTGGGGGGTTGA
- a CDS encoding NAD-dependent epimerase/dehydratase family protein produces the protein MRVLLTGHQGYLGTVMAPVLKAAGHEVVGLDAGLFADCVLGPTPADPPGQRVDLRDVTADHVAGVNAVIHLAALSNDPLGSLAPDLTYDINHHASVRLARLARDAGVQRFLYASTCSVYGAAGGDDLVSEDAPLRPVTPYAESKVRVEDDLHALADGDFTPVFMRNATAFGYSPRLRADIVLNNLVGHALLSGEVRVLSDGTPWRPLAHAADIARAFAAALTAPREAVHDRAFNIGSEINNVTVAEIAEQVAEAVDGSKVVITGETGADPRSYRVDFSRFRAAIPGFDCEWTVKRGALELADAYRKFGLTREDFERRFTRLAVLRAASEAGAVDDTLRWRP, from the coding sequence TTGCGCGTACTACTGACCGGACACCAGGGCTATCTGGGCACCGTGATGGCCCCGGTGCTCAAGGCCGCCGGACACGAAGTCGTCGGCCTCGACGCCGGCCTGTTCGCCGACTGCGTCCTCGGCCCGACGCCCGCGGACCCGCCGGGTCAGCGAGTGGACCTGCGTGACGTCACGGCCGACCACGTGGCAGGCGTGAACGCCGTGATCCACCTGGCCGCGCTGTCCAACGACCCGCTGGGATCACTGGCGCCGGACCTCACCTACGACATCAACCACCACGCGTCCGTACGCCTCGCCCGGCTGGCCCGCGACGCAGGAGTGCAGCGTTTCCTGTACGCGTCGACCTGCTCGGTATACGGCGCCGCAGGCGGAGACGACCTGGTCAGCGAGGACGCCCCGCTGCGCCCGGTGACCCCGTACGCGGAGTCCAAGGTGCGGGTGGAGGACGACCTGCACGCGCTGGCCGACGGCGACTTCACCCCCGTGTTCATGCGCAACGCCACCGCCTTCGGCTACTCACCCCGGCTGCGCGCCGACATCGTGCTGAACAACCTCGTGGGCCACGCGCTCCTGTCCGGCGAGGTGCGGGTGCTCTCCGACGGCACCCCCTGGCGCCCGCTGGCGCACGCCGCCGACATCGCACGGGCCTTCGCGGCCGCGCTGACCGCACCTCGGGAAGCGGTGCACGACCGGGCGTTCAACATCGGCAGCGAGATCAACAACGTCACGGTCGCCGAGATCGCCGAGCAGGTCGCCGAGGCGGTAGACGGCTCCAAGGTAGTGATCACCGGGGAGACCGGTGCCGATCCGCGGTCGTACCGGGTGGACTTCTCCCGGTTCCGCGCCGCGATCCCCGGCTTCGACTGCGAGTGGACGGTGAAGCGGGGCGCGCTCGAACTCGCCGACGCCTACCGGAAGTTCGGGCTGACCCGGGAGGACTTCGAGCGACGCTTCACTCGCCTCGCCGTGCTGCGCGCGGCGTCCGAGGCCGGTGCCGTGGACGACACCCTGCGGTGGCGCCCGTGA
- a CDS encoding DUF4910 domain-containing protein, with amino-acid sequence MAPVTETGFGEQMYDLVERTYPLCRSITGDGVRATLDIVGEYIPLQRHEVPTGTQVLDWTVPQEWNIRDAYIADSTGHREVDFAASSLHVLGYSVPVSTTMPLSELRAHLHTLPDHPNWVPYRTSYYKPDWGFCLSQNTLDAMPDGEYEVRIDSTLADGHLTYAEHVVPGQVPDEVIVSCHVCHPSLANDNLAGIAVATFLARALAQQTPYYTYRFVFAPGTIGAITWLARNKERVERVKHGLVLACAGDPGQLTYKQSRRGDAEIDRVMRHVLATSERPHRVTEFTPYGYDERQYCSPGFNLGVGSLTRTPYAGYPEYHTSADNLDFVSPEAMADTLAVCREAFAVLDRNRRYLNLSPYGEPQLGRRGLYDALGGRSDTKQAQMAMLWVLNLSDGEHSLLDVAERSGLPFDTVAAAADALHGAGLIKA; translated from the coding sequence GTGGCGCCCGTGACCGAGACCGGCTTCGGCGAGCAGATGTACGACCTGGTGGAGCGGACGTACCCGCTGTGCCGGAGCATCACCGGCGACGGCGTACGCGCCACCCTGGACATCGTCGGGGAGTACATCCCGCTCCAGAGGCACGAGGTGCCGACCGGGACGCAGGTGCTCGACTGGACGGTGCCGCAGGAGTGGAACATCCGCGACGCGTACATCGCCGACTCCACCGGCCACCGGGAAGTCGACTTCGCCGCGTCCAGCCTGCACGTGCTCGGCTACAGCGTGCCGGTGTCGACGACCATGCCCCTGTCCGAGCTGCGCGCACACCTGCACACCCTGCCGGACCACCCCAACTGGGTGCCGTACCGCACCAGTTACTACAAGCCGGACTGGGGTTTCTGCCTGTCCCAGAACACCCTGGACGCGATGCCGGACGGCGAGTACGAGGTACGCATCGACTCCACCCTCGCCGACGGCCACCTCACCTACGCCGAGCACGTGGTCCCCGGGCAGGTCCCCGACGAGGTGATCGTCTCCTGCCATGTCTGCCACCCGTCGCTGGCCAACGACAACCTGGCCGGCATCGCGGTGGCGACGTTCCTGGCCCGGGCGCTGGCCCAGCAAACCCCGTACTACACCTACCGGTTCGTCTTCGCGCCCGGCACCATCGGCGCGATCACCTGGCTGGCCCGCAACAAGGAGCGGGTGGAACGGGTCAAGCACGGCCTGGTGCTGGCCTGCGCCGGCGACCCGGGCCAACTGACGTACAAGCAGAGCAGACGCGGCGACGCGGAGATCGACCGGGTGATGCGGCACGTGCTGGCCACCTCCGAACGCCCGCACCGCGTCACCGAGTTCACTCCGTACGGCTACGACGAGCGGCAGTACTGCTCTCCCGGATTCAACCTCGGCGTCGGCTCGCTCACCCGCACCCCGTACGCCGGCTACCCCGAGTACCACACCTCGGCGGACAACCTGGACTTCGTCTCCCCCGAGGCGATGGCGGACACCCTCGCCGTCTGCCGCGAGGCGTTCGCCGTGCTGGACCGCAACCGGCGGTACCTGAACCTCAGCCCTTACGGCGAACCGCAGTTGGGCCGACGCGGGCTGTACGACGCGCTCGGCGGCCGCAGCGACACCAAGCAGGCCCAGATGGCCATGCTCTGGGTGCTCAACCTCTCCGACGGCGAGCACAGTCTCCTGGACGTCGCCGAGCGGTCCGGGCTGCCGTTCGACACCGTCGCCGCCGCGGCCGACGCCCTGCACGGCGCCGGGCTGATCAAGGCATGA
- a CDS encoding glycosyltransferase family 2 protein — MTAHPRLSIGLPVYNGEEYLVESLDALLGQTYEDFELVISDNASTDGTEDICRKYAAQDSRIRYIRLLRNIGAAPNHNYVFTECRGELFKWASHDDLYARDLLRRCVEALDARPDVILAHADQAVIDEDGKVKVPYEYTLATASPSAPERFRSMLFEPGGDDFYGVMRADVLRRVKPHDSYHHADRTFVAEIGLHGPFHQVPELLYFRRDHPTRAERANPSKRSRCVNLDPRRAGPLHPTPRLLAEYVLGFVSAIRRAPLSSADRRACYRHLAAWMTSRARPGAGERVEDRAPVDPAKLTVSVDALVAGREGRTGREGSQA, encoded by the coding sequence ATGACCGCCCATCCCCGGCTGAGCATCGGCCTGCCCGTGTACAACGGCGAGGAGTACCTCGTCGAGTCGCTCGACGCCCTGCTCGGCCAGACCTACGAGGACTTCGAGCTGGTCATCTCCGACAACGCCTCGACCGACGGCACCGAGGACATCTGCCGCAAGTACGCCGCGCAGGACTCGCGCATCCGCTACATCCGGCTGCTCCGCAACATCGGCGCCGCGCCGAACCACAACTACGTGTTCACCGAGTGCCGCGGCGAGCTGTTCAAGTGGGCGTCACACGACGACCTCTACGCCCGGGACCTGTTGCGGCGCTGTGTGGAGGCGCTGGACGCGCGGCCCGACGTGATCCTCGCCCACGCCGACCAGGCGGTCATCGACGAAGACGGCAAGGTGAAGGTCCCGTACGAGTACACGCTCGCCACCGCCTCTCCGAGCGCGCCCGAGCGATTCCGCAGCATGCTGTTCGAGCCCGGCGGCGACGACTTCTACGGGGTGATGCGGGCCGACGTGCTGCGCCGGGTGAAGCCGCACGACAGCTACCACCACGCGGACCGCACATTCGTCGCCGAGATCGGCCTGCACGGCCCCTTCCACCAAGTGCCGGAGCTGCTGTACTTCCGCCGCGACCACCCCACCCGCGCCGAGCGGGCGAACCCCAGCAAGCGCTCCCGGTGCGTCAACCTCGACCCGCGCCGAGCCGGCCCGCTGCACCCGACGCCCCGTCTGCTCGCCGAGTACGTCCTCGGCTTCGTCTCGGCGATCCGGCGGGCGCCGCTGTCCTCGGCCGACCGGCGCGCGTGCTACCGCCACCTGGCGGCATGGATGACCAGCCGGGCCCGGCCGGGGGCCGGCGAGCGGGTCGAGGACCGCGCCCCGGTCGACCCGGCCAAGCTCACCGTCTCCGTCGACGCCCTCGTCGCGGGCCGTGAGGGTCGTACAGGTCGTGAGGGGAGTCAGGCATGA